In one window of Onychomys torridus chromosome 5, mOncTor1.1, whole genome shotgun sequence DNA:
- the Sdr42e1 gene encoding short-chain dehydrogenase/reductase family 42E member 1, which produces MDSPRFPEETVLITGGGGYFGFRLGCALNQKGIHVILFDISQPAQNLPEGITFIRGDICCLSDVQTAFQDTDIACVFHIASYGMSGREQLNKTLIEEVNVGGTNNILQTCLEKGVPRLVYTSTFNVIFGGQVIINGDESLPYLPLHQHPDHYSRTKSIAEKKVLEANGLAFKQGHGVLRTCALRPAGIYGAGEQRHLPRIVSYIERGLFKFVYGDPDSLVEFVHVDNLAKAHILASEALKADKGHIASGQPYFISDGRPVNNFEFFRPLVEGLGYTFPSLRLPLTLIYCFAFLVEMTHFFLGRLYNFQPFLTRTEVYKTGVTHYFSLEKAKKELGYEPQACDLQEVVEWFKARGHGRRSGSEDSGFILWDGILVLLLALSLLTWFPSSTVLSV; this is translated from the exons ATGGACTCCCCAAGATTCCCAGAGGAAACTGTCCTCATAACAGGAGGAGGCGGATATTTTGGCTTCCG CCTCGGCTGTGCTCTGAACCAGAAAGGGATTCATGTGATTCTGTTTGACATCAGCCAACCTGCCCAGAACCTTCCAGAGGGAATCACATTCATCCGTGGAGACATCTGCTGCCTCTCTGACGTGCAAACAGCCTTCCAGGACACTGACATTGCGTGTGTGTTTCACATTGCCTCTTATGGTATGTCTGGGAGGGAGCAACTGAACAAGACCCTGATTGAAGAGGTCAATGTGGGTGGCACAAACAACATCCTCCAGACTTGCCTGGAGAAAGGTGTGCCCAGGTTAGTTTACACAAGCACATTCAATGTCATCTTTGGAGGTCAAGTCATCATAAATGGGGATGAGTCTCTGCCTTACCTGCCTCTTCACCAGCACCCAGATCACTACTCCCGGACCAAATCCATTGCAGAGAAGAAGGTGCTGGAAGCCAATGGCTTGGCCTTCAAGCAAGGCCATGGCGTCCTTAGAACCTGCGCACTAAGGCCAGCTGGCATCTATGGGGCCGGAGAACAGAGGCACCTTCCCAGGATAGTGAGTTACATTGAGAGGGGCCTGTTCAAATTTGTATATGGGGATCCCGATAGCCTAGTTGAGTTTGTCCATGTGGATAACCTGGCAAAGGCTCACATTCTGGCTTCTGAGGCTCTAAAAGCTGATAAGGGCCACATTGCCTCTGGGCAGCCCTACTTCATCTCAGATGGTAGACCTGTGAATAACTTTGAATTTTTCCGGCCACTGGTTGAGGGCCTGGGCTACACGTTCCCATCCCTCCGCCTGCCACTCACCCTCATCTACTGCTTTGCTTTCCTAGTGGAGATGACCCACTTCTTTCTGGGTAGGCTCTACAACTTCCAGCCTTTTCTCACCCGCACTGAGGTGTATAAGACTGGCGTCACACATTATTTCAGCTTAGAGAAAGCCAAGAAAGAGCTGGGCTATGAGCCTCAGGCATGTGACCTGCAGGAGGTAGTGGAGTGGTTTAAAGCCCGTGGTCACGGCAGAAGGTCTGGAAGTGAAGACTCGGGGTTTATTCTATGGGATGGAATTCTGGTCCTCCTCTTGGCTCTATCTCTTCTTACCTGGTTTCCTTCTTCCACAGTTCTGTCTGTGTGA